GGTTCGTTTGAGTTGAAAGTTATTTGGATATGTCACGCCAGGTAAAACTCGATAAAACTCGCAATATTGGGATTATGGCCCATATTGATGCGGGAAAAACCACGACCACAGAGCGTATTCTGTACTACACCGGAATCACCCATAAAATTGGGGAAGTTCATGACGGCGCAGCCACCATGGACTGGATGGAGCAGGAACAGGAACGCGGAATCACTATCACCAGCGCCGCAACGACCTGTTTCTGGCGCGACCACCGAGTTAATATTATCGATACACCTGGCCACGTCGACTTCACCATTGAAGTAGAACGGTCACTTCGCGTCTTGGACGGAGCTGTTGCAGTATTTGACGCTGTTAGCGGCGTCGAGCCACAGAGCGAAACTGTTTGGCGCCAGGCTGACAGATACCGAGTGCCACGAATCTGCTTCATCAATAAGATGGACCGGGTAGGCGCTGATTTCGATAACTGTCTCGAGATGTTCAAAGACCGCCTCAAGGCAAATCCTGTACGTATGCAGTTACCTATCGGAGCAGAGGCAAACTTTAAGGGCATCGTCGATCTTGTAAAAATGAAGGCGATTGTCTGGGATTCTGAAGATCTTGGGGCAAGCTTTCACGAGACGGATATTCCTGAAGATATGCAGCTTGAGGCGGAGATAGCCCGGGAAGAGTTGCTTGACGCCGCGGCCAACTTCGATGACGACCTTATGGAGAAGATCCTTGAGGGTGAAGAACTCGACCGTGAGCAGCTATTTAGCGCGCTCCGTCGCGGAACCATCGACTTAGAGATTGTACCTGTTTTGTGCGGAACAGCATTTAAAAACAAGGGAGTACAGCCGCTACTTGATGCAGTGGTTGACCTTTTGCCATCTCCTCTCGATCTGCCGCCCGTTGAAGGTACTCATCCTCACACCGGCGCTGAAATGATTCGGGAAACCTCAGACGACGCTCCTTTTTCAGCGTTAGCATTCAAAATCATGACCGACCCTTTTGTGGGTCAGCTTACTTTCTTTCGAGTTTACTCGGGGGTGGTGCGGTCTGGTGACAGTGTCATGAACGTTGGACGAGGAAAAAAAGAACGAATTGGACGGATCTTGCAGATGCACGCGAATAAGCGTGAAGAGATCAAGGAAATCTATGCCGGGAATATCGCAGCGGCGGTGGGTCTCAAGACATGCACCACGGGTGATACTCTGGCAATCAACAAGGACCCAATCCTTCTTGAGAAAATGGAATTCCCTGAGCCGGTAATCCAAATTGCCATCGAGCCCCGTACGAAGGGTGACAGTGATAAATTGGGTGTAGCGCTTCAGAAGCTTGCGCAGGAAGATCCAAGTTTCCAGGTCTCCACGGACACCGACTCTGGCCAGACCATTATTGCAGGTATGGGCGAGCTTCATTTGGAGGTCATCGTCGACCGTATGCGCCGGGAATTTAAGGTAGAAGCCAATGTTGGTAAGCCTCAAGTGGCTTATCGCGAGACAATACGTACGTCTGTCGAAAAAGAAGGTCGATTTGTGCGTCAGTCGGGTGGACGTGGGCAGTTTGGTCATGTAGTTCTGCGCCTCGAACCGCTCGAGCCTGGCTCTGGTTTTGAGTACGAGACTGAGATTGTCGGTGGTTCGGTGCCTAAAGAATACTTCAAGGCAGTTGAGCAAGGTGTTAGCGAGGCCCTCGAGAGAGGTGTGATTGCTGGCTACCCGATGGTCGACGTAAAAGTCACTCTATTAGATGGCTCTTATCACGAAGTAGATTCTAACGAGATGGCGTTTAAAATCGCTGCTTCGATAGGCCTTCAGGACGGTGCGCGTGATGCAAACCCAGTCTTGTTGGAACCGGTGATGGCAACTGAAATTGTCACCCCGGAAGACTTTATGGGCGATGTGGTCGGTGATGTGAACCGACGGCGCGGTAAAGTTAATAGTATTGAAATGCGCAGTGGGGCGCAGTGCATTAATGCATTTGTCCCGCTGGCTGAGATGTTTGGATATGCCACTGAACTTCGAAGCATGACTCAAGGTCGAGCATCATACACGATGCAATTTGACCATTATGAGGGTGTTCCGAATCATATTTCAGAGGAGCTCCAGGCGAAGCGGTAGGTTGACCTACTGTTTGGATGGTTCGAAAAATCGCAAGTGCGAGATTGTGAAAAAGTTCGGGAGTTTTTGGTCTATCTCACACGACCAGGAACAAGCGGCTTTGGAAATGTTGGAGTAAATTGATGAGCGAGACCAAGATTCGCATTCGACTTAAGGCTTACGACAGTAAGATCCTGGATTTGTCGGCTCGAGAAATCATCGAGACGGCAAGGCGAACTGGGGCGCGGGTAGCGGGCCCAATTCCGTTGCCAACGAGAAAACACCGGTACACAGTTCTTCGTGGTCCACACGTAGATAAGAAGTCCCGGGAACAATTTGAGATCCGTACCCACAAGCGGTTGATGGACATCATTGAGCCGACTCAGCAAACGCTGGACGCTTTGATGAAGTTAGACTTGTCCGCAGGTGTGGACGTGGAAATCAAGACCCCGTCTTGAGGACAACCCGGTATCTCAAGAACTGGTGAATGAGGTTCGATTATGCAGGTAGACGTAATAAATACGAGCAAAGAGAAGGTATCGACCATCGAATTGCCTGATGAAGTGTTTGCTGCCGAGGTCAACGAAGCGTTGATGTGGGAGCAGGTAAAAGCACAACGGGCAAGTCGTCGTCGTGGTACTCACTCCACTAAAACCCGTGCGAATGTACGTGGTGGTGGAGCGAAGCCTTTTAAACAAAAAGGAACTGGTCGTGCGCGACAAGGTTCAACACGAAGTCCTAACCTAGTAGGTGGTGGTGTCGTGTTCGGCCCGCATCCACGCGACTATAGTTATAGGTTGCCCCGTTCAGCGCGGCGCTCAGCACTTCGCAGTGCCTTGAGCATGCGTGTCCAGGAAGATGCACTTTATGTGCTCGATGGATTTGAACTGGATGCGCCGAAAACCAAGGCGGTTTCTAGCTTTGTTGCGACACTCGGTCACAAGAGCATGCTCATTGTTGATTCCGAGAATGGCAATCTGAAGCTATCTACACGTAACCATCCTAAGGCTAAGTACCTGGGCGCAGTTGGTGTGAATGTTTATGACATTCTCAAGCACGAAGCTGTTGTTCTTACTAAAGCTGCGGTTGACGCGATTGTAGATAAGGCAAAAGCACCAAAGGCGGGTACCGCTGGAGACGCAGCCTAAGGCAGCAGAAGGAGTAAGACGTGGAAGCGCATCAGATTTTGATTCGACCCATCATTACCGAGCGGGCAACAGTACTTACGGAGCGTTTTAATCAATTTGTATTTCAAGTTGAGAAGAAGGCTAACAAGTACCAAATCCGTAATGCAGTTGAGACTGTATATGGTGTGAAGGTTAAGAAAGTGGCGACCATGGTCGTACCGGGCAAGACAAAGCGTCGCGGTGCAACAAGTGGAAAACGTCCTAACTGGAAAAAAGCGATAATCACTCTTCAGCAGGGTGAAAATATCGACTTCTTTGCTACGGAGTAAACGATGGGTGTGAAATCATTTAAACCATATACGCCCAGCCGTCGAAATATGACGGTGTCGGATCAGGCCGACATTACGCACAAAGGGCGTAACAATCCGGAAAAAGCGCTTACTGTTGGACTTACTAAGTCCGGCGGTCGAAGCAGCAGCGGTCGCATCGCCGTTCGATTTCGTGGAGGTGGCCATAAGCGTCGCTATCGCATCATCGATTTCAAGCGAGGCAAGATTGATATCCCTGCAAAAGTTGCAGAGATTCAGTACGATCCGAACCGCAGCGCTCGTATTGCGCTACTTAATTACGTTGACGGAGAGAAGACATACATTCTCGCTCCTGTAGGACTGCAGGCAGGCGACACTGTTATCTCTTCTAGCTCAGCAGATATCCAGCCAGGTAACTGTCTGCCTTTGGAGAAGATTCCAATGGGTACAGTTATCCACGCTATCGAGCTCAAGCCTGGAAAAGGCGCTCAGATGGTACGTTCCGCTGGAACATCGGCTCAGCTGATGGCCGTAGAAGGCAACCATGCTCTTCTTCGATTGCCTTCAGGTGAGATGCGTAAGGTTCCAAAAATCTGTCGAGCTACAATCGGTTCCGTGGGTAACAAGACTCACGAAAACATGAAAATCGGTAAAGCAGGCCGTGGTCGTTGGATGGGTAAGAACCCGCACAACCGTG
This genomic window from Deltaproteobacteria bacterium contains:
- the fusA gene encoding elongation factor G; its protein translation is MSRQVKLDKTRNIGIMAHIDAGKTTTTERILYYTGITHKIGEVHDGAATMDWMEQEQERGITITSAATTCFWRDHRVNIIDTPGHVDFTIEVERSLRVLDGAVAVFDAVSGVEPQSETVWRQADRYRVPRICFINKMDRVGADFDNCLEMFKDRLKANPVRMQLPIGAEANFKGIVDLVKMKAIVWDSEDLGASFHETDIPEDMQLEAEIAREELLDAAANFDDDLMEKILEGEELDREQLFSALRRGTIDLEIVPVLCGTAFKNKGVQPLLDAVVDLLPSPLDLPPVEGTHPHTGAEMIRETSDDAPFSALAFKIMTDPFVGQLTFFRVYSGVVRSGDSVMNVGRGKKERIGRILQMHANKREEIKEIYAGNIAAAVGLKTCTTGDTLAINKDPILLEKMEFPEPVIQIAIEPRTKGDSDKLGVALQKLAQEDPSFQVSTDTDSGQTIIAGMGELHLEVIVDRMRREFKVEANVGKPQVAYRETIRTSVEKEGRFVRQSGGRGQFGHVVLRLEPLEPGSGFEYETEIVGGSVPKEYFKAVEQGVSEALERGVIAGYPMVDVKVTLLDGSYHEVDSNEMAFKIAASIGLQDGARDANPVLLEPVMATEIVTPEDFMGDVVGDVNRRRGKVNSIEMRSGAQCINAFVPLAEMFGYATELRSMTQGRASYTMQFDHYEGVPNHISEELQAKR
- the rpsJ gene encoding 30S ribosomal protein S10; the encoded protein is MSETKIRIRLKAYDSKILDLSAREIIETARRTGARVAGPIPLPTRKHRYTVLRGPHVDKKSREQFEIRTHKRLMDIIEPTQQTLDALMKLDLSAGVDVEIKTPS
- the rplD gene encoding 50S ribosomal protein L4; translated protein: MMQVDVINTSKEKVSTIELPDEVFAAEVNEALMWEQVKAQRASRRRGTHSTKTRANVRGGGAKPFKQKGTGRARQGSTRSPNLVGGGVVFGPHPRDYSYRLPRSARRSALRSALSMRVQEDALYVLDGFELDAPKTKAVSSFVATLGHKSMLIVDSENGNLKLSTRNHPKAKYLGAVGVNVYDILKHEAVVLTKAAVDAIVDKAKAPKAGTAGDAA
- the rplW gene encoding 50S ribosomal protein L23, with amino-acid sequence MEAHQILIRPIITERATVLTERFNQFVFQVEKKANKYQIRNAVETVYGVKVKKVATMVVPGKTKRRGATSGKRPNWKKAIITLQQGENIDFFATE
- the rplB gene encoding 50S ribosomal protein L2, giving the protein MGVKSFKPYTPSRRNMTVSDQADITHKGRNNPEKALTVGLTKSGGRSSSGRIAVRFRGGGHKRRYRIIDFKRGKIDIPAKVAEIQYDPNRSARIALLNYVDGEKTYILAPVGLQAGDTVISSSSADIQPGNCLPLEKIPMGTVIHAIELKPGKGAQMVRSAGTSAQLMAVEGNHALLRLPSGEMRKVPKICRATIGSVGNKTHENMKIGKAGRGRWMGKNPHNRGTTMNPVDHPHGGGEGRSAGGRHPVSPWGKPTKGAKTRKSNASDKLIVSRRSSKRRGR